One genomic region from Nocardia vinacea encodes:
- a CDS encoding TM2 domain-containing protein: MTDPYQNQPGFGGPQYGPPGTGPDLNKQPEAPGQQYPSDPYNQQQPQYGQPQYGQPQYGQPDPYGQQPGGYPPAPYPGGGYNPNDPEAPYGRDPFGVPFSDKQKLTAGLLQIFLGGFGIGRFYTGHTGIAIAQIAVTWLTCGIGGIWPLIDGIMMLTGKVPDSLGRPLRD; this comes from the coding sequence GTGACCGACCCCTACCAGAACCAGCCAGGCTTCGGCGGCCCCCAGTATGGTCCGCCCGGGACGGGGCCGGACTTGAACAAGCAGCCCGAGGCACCGGGGCAGCAGTATCCGTCGGATCCGTACAACCAGCAGCAGCCGCAGTACGGCCAGCCGCAGTACGGCCAGCCGCAGTACGGCCAGCCCGATCCCTATGGTCAGCAGCCGGGCGGCTACCCGCCCGCGCCGTACCCGGGCGGCGGCTACAACCCGAACGATCCGGAAGCACCGTACGGTCGTGACCCGTTCGGCGTGCCGTTCTCGGATAAGCAGAAGCTGACCGCGGGTCTGCTACAGATCTTCCTCGGCGGCTTCGGCATCGGCCGTTTCTACACCGGCCATACCGGCATCGCCATTGCCCAGATCGCGGTCACCTGGTTGACCTGCGGTATCGGCGGCATCTGGCCGCTGATCGACGGCATCATGATGCTGACCGGCAAGGTGCCCGACAGCCTCGGGCGGCCATTGCGCGACTGA
- the pyk gene encoding pyruvate kinase, producing MMRRTKIVCTLGPATATEERIRELVESGMDVARLNFSHGEHSDHAENYKKVRQASDHLGRAVGILADLQGPKIRLGRFTEGKTVWANGEEVRITVDEIDGTHDRVSTTYKELAKDAKPGDRLLIDDGKVGVTVIRVEGSDVVCRVTEGGPVSNNKGVSLPGMDVSVPALSEKDIDDLEFALKLGVDFIALSFVRSPSDVELVHDVMDRVGRRVPVIGKLEKPEAIDNLEAIVLAFDAVMVARGDLGVELPLEQVPIVQKRAIQMARENAKPVIVATQMLESMIENSRPTRAEASDVANAVLDGADAVMLSGETSVGAYPIETVRTMARIVHAVETESTRVPPLTHVPRTKRGVISYAARDIGERLNAKALVAFTQSGDTVRRLARLHTPLPLLAFTPLPEVRSQLSLTWGTETFIVPTVDSTDAMIHQVDVALLSMERYQKGDLVVIVAGSPPGTVGSTNLIHVHRIGEEDH from the coding sequence GTGATGCGACGGACGAAGATTGTGTGCACTCTCGGCCCAGCGACCGCTACCGAGGAACGTATTCGGGAACTCGTCGAGAGTGGCATGGATGTGGCGCGGCTGAATTTCAGCCATGGCGAGCACTCCGACCATGCCGAGAACTATAAGAAGGTGCGGCAGGCCTCGGACCATCTCGGCCGGGCGGTCGGCATTCTCGCTGACCTGCAGGGGCCGAAGATCCGGCTGGGCCGCTTCACAGAGGGCAAGACCGTATGGGCCAACGGTGAAGAGGTCCGCATAACCGTCGACGAGATCGATGGCACCCACGATCGCGTCTCCACTACCTACAAAGAGCTGGCCAAGGACGCCAAACCGGGCGACCGCCTGCTCATCGACGACGGCAAGGTCGGCGTCACCGTCATTCGGGTCGAGGGCAGCGATGTCGTCTGCCGGGTGACCGAGGGCGGACCGGTCAGCAATAACAAGGGCGTCTCGCTGCCGGGTATGGACGTCTCCGTGCCCGCGCTGTCGGAAAAGGACATCGACGACCTCGAATTCGCGCTCAAGCTCGGCGTCGACTTCATCGCGCTGTCCTTCGTGCGTTCACCCTCGGATGTCGAGCTGGTGCACGACGTGATGGACCGGGTCGGCCGCCGCGTTCCGGTGATCGGCAAGTTGGAGAAGCCCGAGGCCATCGACAATCTCGAGGCCATCGTGCTGGCCTTCGACGCGGTCATGGTCGCCCGCGGTGACCTCGGCGTCGAACTGCCGCTCGAGCAGGTGCCGATCGTGCAGAAGCGGGCCATCCAGATGGCTCGCGAGAATGCCAAGCCGGTCATCGTCGCGACCCAGATGCTGGAGTCGATGATCGAGAACTCCCGCCCGACCCGCGCCGAGGCCTCCGACGTGGCCAATGCGGTGCTCGACGGCGCCGATGCGGTGATGCTGTCGGGTGAGACCTCGGTCGGCGCGTATCCGATCGAGACAGTCCGCACCATGGCGCGCATCGTGCACGCGGTGGAGACCGAATCCACCCGGGTGCCACCGCTGACCCACGTGCCGCGCACCAAGCGCGGTGTCATCTCCTACGCCGCCCGCGATATCGGCGAGCGGCTCAATGCCAAGGCGTTGGTCGCCTTCACCCAGTCCGGCGATACGGTTCGCCGGCTGGCTCGTCTGCACACCCCGCTGCCGTTGCTGGCGTTCACCCCCCTTCCCGAAGTGCGCAGCCAGCTGTCGCTCACCTGGGGCACCGAAACCTTCATCGTCCCGACGGTGGACAGCACCGATGCGATGATCCACCAGGTGGATGTAGCACTGCTGTCCATGGAGCGATATCAAAAAGGTGATCTGGTGGTAATCGTGGCAGGCTCCCCGCCCGGTACTGTCGGCTCCACCAATCTGATCCATGTGCACCGTATCGGTGAGGAGGACCATTAG
- a CDS encoding low molecular weight phosphatase family protein, whose protein sequence is MHVLFVCNGNVCRSVIAERLTRAVAVEYNLPGLTAESAGTRALVGFPIEPLAARTIEGLGADADHFRARKLEPELIDRADLVLAMTEQIRDQAAQMGFGAGSRTFTLLEAHRIAKVTGAETVADLHHARHDLALVGRENIADPVGLSEAAFCEIGDRIAEALVPLLLALAPHEQQKPVDDERPGLVVAPGARGPAPLAAFLAAQRIR, encoded by the coding sequence ATGCACGTCCTGTTCGTCTGCAACGGCAATGTCTGCCGTTCGGTAATCGCCGAGCGGCTCACCCGCGCCGTAGCGGTCGAATACAACCTGCCCGGGCTCACCGCAGAGAGTGCGGGAACCCGTGCGCTGGTTGGCTTTCCGATCGAGCCGCTCGCCGCGCGGACGATCGAAGGACTCGGCGCCGACGCCGACCATTTCCGGGCCCGCAAGCTCGAGCCGGAACTGATCGACCGCGCTGATCTGGTGCTCGCCATGACCGAGCAGATCCGGGACCAGGCGGCGCAAATGGGCTTCGGTGCCGGATCGCGCACTTTCACCCTGCTGGAGGCGCATCGCATCGCCAAGGTCACCGGCGCCGAGACCGTCGCCGATCTGCACCATGCCCGCCACGACCTCGCTCTGGTCGGCCGGGAGAATATCGCCGATCCGGTCGGCCTGTCGGAGGCCGCGTTCTGCGAAATAGGGGACCGGATCGCCGAGGCATTGGTGCCGCTGCTGCTGGCCTTGGCGCCGCACGAGCAGCAAAAGCCCGTCGACGACGAGCGCCCGGGCCTGGTGGTCGCCCCCGGAGCGCGGGGGCCCGCGCCGCTGGCCGCCTTCCTTGCCGCCCAGCGAATCCGGTGA
- a CDS encoding DNA-binding protein, whose product MSEEETYLRAKDCEALTGIPEATWRWWAHVGSGPASFKLGPRRRVWRKSVVLAWIAEQEKLTGTGEAA is encoded by the coding sequence GTGAGCGAGGAAGAAACCTACCTGCGGGCGAAGGACTGCGAGGCGCTGACCGGCATTCCGGAAGCCACTTGGAGGTGGTGGGCGCATGTCGGTTCGGGGCCAGCGAGTTTCAAGCTCGGTCCGCGTCGGCGTGTGTGGCGCAAGTCCGTGGTGTTGGCGTGGATCGCAGAGCAGGAGAAGCTGACCGGAACCGGTGAGGCCGCCTGA
- the istB gene encoding IS21-like element helper ATPase IstB: MIVDVALEQALRTLKLSGMLQTLESRLAQARAGDLGHIEFLQVLCHDEIARRESQSIARRIRRAQFEQQLTLEQFDFAVSPKLPAAQIRDLAALRWLPVGESVVLYGPVGVGKTHVAQGLGHLAIRQGAEVRFMKTSRLLATLAGGHADRTWDKRLREFVRPAVLILDDFGMRELTATQADDLYELISERAAAGGSMVLTSNRSPVDWYPLFPNPVVAESLLDRLINTSHQVFMNGPSYRPNKRPRTKNEPKTPQKEAIG; the protein is encoded by the coding sequence ATGATCGTCGACGTCGCCCTCGAACAAGCCTTGCGAACGTTGAAGCTGTCGGGGATGTTGCAGACCCTCGAATCCCGTCTCGCCCAGGCCCGCGCCGGGGATCTCGGGCATATCGAGTTCCTGCAGGTCCTCTGTCACGACGAGATCGCCCGACGCGAATCCCAATCGATCGCTCGCCGCATCCGCCGCGCCCAGTTCGAGCAACAACTCACCCTGGAGCAGTTCGACTTCGCTGTCTCCCCGAAACTGCCCGCCGCGCAGATCCGCGACCTCGCCGCACTGCGGTGGCTGCCGGTCGGTGAATCGGTCGTCCTCTACGGACCTGTCGGAGTCGGGAAAACCCATGTGGCACAAGGACTTGGGCATCTGGCGATCCGTCAGGGCGCGGAGGTCCGGTTCATGAAAACCAGCCGCCTCCTCGCCACTCTGGCCGGTGGTCACGCCGACCGCACCTGGGACAAACGGCTGCGCGAGTTCGTCCGGCCCGCAGTGCTCATCCTCGACGACTTCGGCATGCGCGAACTCACCGCCACCCAAGCCGACGACCTCTACGAACTGATCTCCGAACGCGCCGCCGCCGGCGGCTCCATGGTGCTCACATCCAACAGGTCACCGGTCGACTGGTATCCGCTGTTCCCGAATCCCGTTGTCGCTGAGTCCCTCCTGGACAGGCTCATCAACACCAGCCACCAGGTCTTCATGAACGGGCCGTCCTACCGGCCCAACAAACGGCCCCGCACCAAGAACGAGCCGAAGACCCCACAGAAGGAGGCCATCGGGTAG
- a CDS encoding ANTAR domain-containing response regulator, translating to MSNTAGGAGTKRDAGAKRVVVAEDEALIRMDLVEMLTEEGYQVVGEAGDGQQAVDLAVEHRPDLVIMDVKMPRRDGIDAAAEIASKRVAPVVILTAFSQRDLVERARDAGAMAYLVKPFTKSDLVPAIELAASRFHEITALESEVANLADRLETRKLVERAKGVLMQTQGLSEPQAFKWIQRTAMDRRTTMKAVAEVVLENLAPK from the coding sequence ATGAGCAACACAGCAGGGGGCGCCGGCACGAAGCGGGACGCCGGGGCGAAGCGGGTCGTCGTCGCGGAAGACGAAGCGCTCATCCGCATGGATCTGGTGGAGATGCTGACCGAAGAGGGCTATCAGGTTGTCGGTGAGGCGGGCGACGGCCAGCAGGCAGTGGATCTGGCGGTGGAGCATCGGCCGGATCTGGTCATCATGGATGTGAAGATGCCGCGCCGCGACGGTATCGATGCCGCGGCCGAGATCGCGTCGAAACGCGTTGCGCCGGTTGTGATTTTGACCGCATTCAGTCAGCGCGATCTGGTCGAGCGGGCGCGCGACGCCGGTGCGATGGCGTATCTGGTCAAGCCGTTCACGAAGTCGGATCTGGTGCCCGCCATCGAATTGGCTGCCAGCCGCTTCCACGAGATCACCGCGCTGGAGAGCGAGGTCGCCAATTTGGCCGACCGCCTCGAGACGCGCAAGCTGGTCGAGCGGGCCAAGGGCGTGCTCATGCAGACCCAGGGATTGTCTGAGCCGCAGGCATTCAAGTGGATTCAACGAACGGCGATGGACCGCCGCACTACCATGAAGGCGGTAGCCGAGGTGGTCCTGGAAAATCTGGCCCCGAAGTAG
- a CDS encoding amino acid ABC transporter substrate-binding protein, producing MRRKLFAAAMLAIVAATGLTACGSSSDPNVLKVGTEGTYSPFSYQGSDRKLTGYDIEVIQAVGDKIGKKIEFVQTPWDAIFAGLESKRFDLVANQVSITDERKAKYALSQSYTTSEGVILTRADSNNITSLADLNGKTSAQSATSNWAKVAQGAGAKVEAVEGFVQAVQLLKTGRVDATVNDSLVALDYIKKNGDTGVKIAAKAGEVSNQAFAARKDDALIGQVNTALDQLRADGTLARISEKYFGTDVSK from the coding sequence GTGCGCCGCAAGCTGTTCGCCGCCGCCATGCTCGCCATCGTCGCCGCCACCGGGCTCACCGCCTGCGGCAGCAGCAGCGATCCGAACGTGCTGAAGGTCGGTACCGAAGGCACCTACTCGCCCTTCAGCTACCAGGGCTCCGACCGCAAGCTCACCGGCTACGACATCGAGGTGATCCAGGCGGTCGGGGACAAGATCGGCAAGAAGATCGAGTTCGTGCAGACGCCGTGGGACGCGATCTTCGCCGGTCTCGAGTCCAAGCGCTTCGACCTGGTCGCCAACCAGGTGTCGATCACCGACGAGCGCAAGGCCAAGTACGCCCTGTCGCAGTCCTACACCACCTCCGAGGGCGTGATCCTCACTCGCGCGGACAGCAACAACATCACTTCGCTCGCGGACCTGAACGGCAAGACCAGCGCGCAGTCGGCGACCAGTAACTGGGCCAAGGTCGCCCAGGGCGCGGGGGCGAAGGTCGAGGCGGTGGAGGGCTTCGTGCAGGCGGTCCAGTTGCTGAAGACCGGCCGCGTCGACGCGACCGTCAACGACAGCCTGGTCGCGCTCGACTACATCAAGAAGAACGGCGACACCGGCGTCAAGATTGCCGCCAAGGCCGGTGAGGTCAGCAACCAGGCGTTCGCCGCCCGCAAGGACGACGCGCTGATCGGCCAGGTGAACACCGCGCTGGACCAGCTGCGCGCGGACGGGACGCTGGCCAGGATCTCGGAAAAGTACTTCGGCACCGACGTCAGCAAATAA
- a CDS encoding amino acid ABC transporter permease, with translation MDPATRELIWHNLWPMLQATIDKTIPLTAISFVIGLVIALFVALARMSPLWFLSAPARFYISIIRGTPLLVQLFIVFYALPQFDIVIDPFPAAMIAFSLNVGGYAAEVVRAAILSVAEGQWEAAKALGMSYAQELRLIILPQAARIAVPPLSNTLISLVKDTSLASTILVTELLRTAQLAAAPTFDFFALYGVAALYYWVICLVLGFGQTRLETRLSRHVAR, from the coding sequence GTGGATCCCGCAACCAGGGAGCTGATCTGGCACAACCTGTGGCCGATGCTGCAGGCCACGATCGACAAGACCATCCCGCTCACCGCCATCAGCTTCGTCATCGGTTTGGTCATCGCGTTGTTCGTAGCGCTGGCGCGGATGTCACCGCTGTGGTTCCTCTCGGCGCCCGCCAGGTTCTACATCTCGATAATTCGGGGCACGCCGCTGCTGGTGCAGCTGTTCATCGTGTTCTACGCGCTGCCGCAGTTCGATATCGTCATCGATCCGTTTCCGGCGGCGATGATCGCATTCAGCCTCAATGTCGGCGGTTACGCTGCCGAGGTCGTGCGCGCCGCCATCCTGAGCGTCGCGGAGGGACAGTGGGAGGCGGCCAAGGCGCTCGGCATGTCGTATGCCCAGGAGTTGCGGCTGATCATCCTGCCGCAGGCCGCGCGGATCGCGGTGCCGCCGCTGTCCAACACTCTCATCTCCCTGGTGAAGGACACCTCGCTGGCCTCGACCATCCTGGTGACCGAACTCCTGCGCACCGCGCAGCTGGCCGCTGCCCCGACCTTCGACTTCTTCGCCCTGTACGGCGTCGCCGCGCTGTATTACTGGGTGATCTGTCTGGTCCTCGGCTTCGGCCAGACCCGCCTGGAAACTCGGCTGTCCCGCCATGTCGCACGTTGA
- a CDS encoding tyrosine-type recombinase/integrase has protein sequence MVDPVTGKKSTKKEKSEERFGKGKRWRARYVDPNGVERSRAFDTKIQAQKFLDSDVTTKIVTGTWVDPDRSGVLFSVVAEKWFTSKKFRKPKTVAGYRSLLDTIVLPRWGEVPIRDIEFEDIQEWVVNLSQSGSSRFEGRGLSASRVIQSYQVLSQVQRYAIKAKRLAVNPAEDIDLPTMIAGERNYLTHLEVMKLAMAAGRFRTLVFTLAYTGIRFGEAIALRTSNVDIENRRIRVTRSATGVTGQGVVESDTKNHTTRSVPVPRILAKEFSALLGGRRPDALVFPSHRGGYLTSTEFRWVFNQAAADVGLKGVVPHSLRHTAASLAISAGANIKVVQKMLGHKTATLTLDLYGHLFPDDLDAVADGMDAGARTAADQLRTA, from the coding sequence GTGGTCGATCCGGTCACCGGCAAGAAGTCGACGAAGAAGGAGAAGTCGGAAGAGCGGTTCGGCAAGGGGAAGCGGTGGCGTGCCCGGTACGTCGATCCGAACGGGGTGGAACGCTCGCGGGCCTTCGACACCAAGATTCAGGCTCAGAAGTTCCTTGATAGCGACGTGACGACAAAGATTGTCACCGGGACTTGGGTCGATCCGGATCGCAGTGGTGTGCTGTTCTCGGTGGTCGCTGAGAAGTGGTTCACCTCCAAGAAATTCCGCAAGCCGAAGACCGTGGCCGGATATCGGTCGCTGCTGGACACGATCGTGCTGCCACGGTGGGGAGAGGTGCCGATACGGGATATCGAGTTCGAGGACATCCAAGAGTGGGTGGTGAACCTGTCGCAGTCCGGTAGTTCCAGATTCGAAGGTCGTGGCTTGTCCGCCTCGCGAGTGATCCAGTCGTACCAGGTGCTTAGCCAGGTACAACGGTACGCCATCAAAGCGAAGCGGCTGGCGGTGAATCCGGCCGAGGATATCGACTTGCCGACGATGATCGCGGGGGAGCGGAACTACCTCACGCATTTGGAAGTGATGAAGCTCGCAATGGCGGCCGGCCGATTCCGGACGCTGGTGTTCACCCTGGCCTACACCGGTATCCGCTTCGGCGAGGCGATCGCTCTTCGGACATCGAATGTTGACATCGAGAACCGGCGTATCCGGGTGACGCGTTCGGCAACTGGGGTGACCGGTCAAGGCGTGGTGGAGTCGGACACGAAGAATCACACGACTCGGTCGGTTCCGGTGCCCAGAATCCTCGCCAAGGAGTTCTCGGCACTGCTGGGGGGACGTAGGCCGGATGCGCTGGTCTTCCCCAGCCACAGGGGCGGCTATCTCACCTCGACCGAGTTCAGGTGGGTGTTCAACCAGGCGGCGGCGGATGTTGGATTGAAAGGTGTTGTGCCGCATAGCCTTCGCCATACTGCCGCGTCGTTGGCGATCAGCGCCGGAGCAAATATCAAGGTCGTTCAGAAGATGCTCGGCCACAAAACGGCGACGCTGACCCTCGATCTCTATGGGCACCTGTTCCCGGATGATCTGGACGCGGTGGCCGATGGGATGGACGCCGGTGCTCGGACTGCTGCGGACCAATTGCGGACTGCGTGA
- a CDS encoding branched-chain amino acid ABC transporter substrate-binding protein, protein MRGALAIGAAAALVLTGCSDKSTDGGSGTSGTNGAGGLKIQPVMQIDANGKQVPKSDSASAADPAGDGKATCPAGTAIAMAGALTGPDAALGINIVDGVKLALDKHNKANPGCKIELKQFDTEGDPQKATQVIPQIVNDKSIIGLVGPAFSGETKATGKILSDAGLVSTTASATNETLTQNGWTSFFRGLANDGVQGPSVGKYLVNTAGYKKVCVIQDNTDYGTGLAKTIIEGLGSANDASCNASIKKGDKDFSATVTKIASAAPDAVFYSGYYSEGAPLAQQLKSGGVKAVFVSADGTNDPQFVAQAGSSAKGAVLSCPCGPAPDKFTADYQALNGAEPGVYSVEGYDLTTILAKGIDGGKLTRPDLLEYVRSYDGPGLARQYKWNATGELSNALIWIYEVK, encoded by the coding sequence ATGCGGGGTGCATTGGCCATCGGTGCCGCCGCCGCGCTCGTGCTGACGGGGTGTAGCGATAAATCGACCGACGGTGGCTCGGGCACCTCCGGCACCAATGGCGCGGGCGGTCTGAAGATCCAGCCGGTCATGCAGATCGACGCCAACGGCAAGCAGGTGCCGAAGTCGGACAGCGCTTCGGCTGCCGACCCGGCGGGCGACGGTAAGGCCACCTGCCCTGCGGGCACCGCGATCGCCATGGCGGGCGCGCTCACCGGTCCGGACGCGGCGCTCGGCATCAATATCGTCGACGGTGTGAAGCTCGCGCTGGACAAGCACAACAAGGCCAACCCGGGCTGCAAGATCGAGCTCAAGCAGTTCGACACCGAGGGCGACCCGCAGAAGGCCACCCAGGTCATCCCGCAGATCGTCAACGACAAGTCGATCATCGGCCTGGTCGGTCCGGCGTTCTCCGGTGAGACCAAGGCGACCGGCAAGATTCTCAGCGACGCCGGCCTGGTCTCGACGACCGCCTCCGCCACCAATGAGACGCTGACCCAGAACGGCTGGACCAGCTTCTTCCGCGGTCTGGCCAATGACGGCGTGCAGGGCCCGTCGGTCGGCAAGTACCTGGTCAACACCGCGGGCTACAAGAAGGTCTGCGTCATCCAGGACAACACCGATTACGGCACCGGTCTGGCCAAGACGATCATCGAGGGCCTCGGCTCCGCCAACGACGCGTCCTGCAACGCCAGCATCAAGAAGGGCGACAAGGACTTCTCCGCCACGGTCACCAAGATCGCGAGTGCCGCGCCGGACGCCGTCTTCTACTCCGGCTACTACTCCGAGGGCGCCCCGCTGGCCCAGCAGCTGAAGTCCGGTGGCGTCAAGGCGGTCTTCGTCTCCGCCGACGGCACCAACGATCCGCAGTTCGTCGCCCAGGCCGGCAGCTCGGCCAAGGGCGCGGTGCTGTCCTGCCCGTGTGGTCCGGCGCCGGATAAGTTCACGGCGGACTACCAGGCCCTCAACGGCGCGGAGCCCGGTGTCTACTCGGTCGAGGGTTACGATCTGACCACGATCTTGGCCAAGGGCATCGATGGCGGCAAGCTGACCCGTCCCGACCTGCTGGAGTACGTGCGGTCCTACGACGGCCCCGGCCTTGCGCGTCAGTACAAGTGGAACGCGACCGGTGAACTGTCCAACGCACTGATCTGGATCTACGAGGTCAAGTAG
- a CDS encoding monooxygenase family protein, whose translation MRVNRTTVDLSGYPDLVVIYLGMRVRKPRGILRLLGLGPKLYRSHKDRPDGLLSHEDVIWSLFPPHWGARQYWRDLDSLERWTRSAPHRDWWQKFLRDSGGTGFWHEAYFMRGGIDAMYDDTGAASGLPRFAPVVASRGRMFTTRQRVYGEASEAAPVVTESAYYRGESE comes from the coding sequence ATGCGGGTGAACAGGACCACTGTCGATCTGTCCGGATATCCGGATCTGGTCGTCATCTATCTCGGCATGCGGGTACGCAAGCCGCGCGGAATCCTGCGGTTACTCGGTCTGGGCCCGAAACTGTATCGTTCGCACAAGGATCGACCGGACGGGCTGTTGTCGCACGAGGATGTGATCTGGTCGCTGTTTCCGCCGCATTGGGGGGCGCGGCAGTACTGGCGGGATCTGGATTCACTCGAACGGTGGACACGCTCTGCGCCGCACCGGGATTGGTGGCAGAAGTTCCTGCGCGACTCCGGCGGGACCGGATTCTGGCATGAGGCCTACTTCATGCGCGGCGGTATCGATGCGATGTACGACGATACGGGAGCGGCCTCCGGACTCCCGCGTTTCGCACCCGTCGTGGCCTCGCGCGGGCGGATGTTCACGACGCGGCAGCGGGTGTACGGCGAGGCATCCGAGGCGGCACCCGTGGTCACCGAATCCGCTTATTACCGTGGGGAGTCCGAGTAA
- a CDS encoding acyl-CoA thioesterase II, giving the protein MSASLGGAVGLGATAAGTDLDVLLGLLDLEQVDEDVFVGQHPEKVWSRTFGGQLVSQAIMAAGRTVDGDRPLHAVNAHFVRGGDVKKPIEYQVDRHRDGRSLANRTVTATQDGQELFVMLAAFQDWGKGLEHAHAQPEVPDPETLPRVEESFAGLEDKLEMFVKAPHPIDMRYTNDPAWILKGTGERLNHNRVWMRADGRLPDDPLIHVATLGYSSDTTVLDSIITTHGLSWGLDRIVAATINHSIWFHRPFRFDDWVLYATESPVAAGSRGLATGRFFSRSGELLATTVQEGIIRHFPARR; this is encoded by the coding sequence GTGAGCGCTTCGCTGGGTGGCGCTGTCGGCCTTGGGGCCACAGCGGCGGGTACCGACCTCGACGTGCTGCTCGGACTGCTCGATCTGGAACAGGTCGACGAGGATGTCTTCGTCGGCCAGCATCCGGAGAAGGTCTGGAGCCGCACGTTCGGCGGTCAGCTGGTTTCGCAGGCGATCATGGCGGCGGGACGGACGGTCGACGGCGACCGTCCGTTGCACGCCGTCAACGCGCATTTCGTGCGTGGTGGCGATGTGAAGAAGCCGATCGAATATCAGGTCGACCGCCACCGCGACGGACGCTCGCTGGCCAACCGCACGGTCACCGCGACCCAGGACGGTCAGGAGCTGTTTGTCATGCTCGCCGCGTTCCAGGATTGGGGCAAGGGGCTCGAGCACGCGCATGCCCAGCCGGAGGTGCCGGATCCGGAGACGCTGCCGCGCGTCGAGGAGAGCTTCGCCGGCTTGGAAGACAAGCTGGAGATGTTCGTCAAGGCGCCGCATCCGATCGATATGCGGTACACCAATGACCCGGCCTGGATCCTGAAGGGCACGGGGGAGCGGCTCAATCACAACCGCGTGTGGATGCGGGCCGATGGCAGGCTGCCCGACGATCCGCTGATTCACGTTGCGACGCTTGGCTATTCGTCGGACACCACGGTGCTCGATTCGATCATCACCACGCACGGCCTGTCCTGGGGTCTGGACCGCATCGTGGCCGCGACGATCAACCATTCGATCTGGTTCCACCGCCCGTTCCGCTTCGACGATTGGGTGCTCTACGCCACCGAATCGCCGGTGGCAGCTGGTTCGCGTGGCCTTGCCACGGGCCGATTCTTCTCCCGCAGTGGCGAATTGCTCGCCACCACGGTCCAGGAAGGCATTATTCGCCACTTCCCCGCGCGTAGATGA
- a CDS encoding replication initiator encodes MAGEDAGKLIGYLTKYLTKSIGEVLEAPNERTRRHYERLHHELQRTPCSPTCAVWLRYGIAPRNATAKTQPGRCKGKAHRRDTLGLRGRRVLVSRRWSNKTLPDHKADRIEFVRQVLAAVGHAKSEQAKGWVVRLTEPSDPDVPRREQLIMSAVAQRSIWQNEYLAAKALITDAPGAQELSAIQTAA; translated from the coding sequence ATCGCCGGTGAGGATGCGGGCAAGCTGATCGGCTATCTGACCAAGTACCTCACCAAGTCCATCGGCGAGGTACTGGAAGCTCCGAACGAACGCACCCGGCGCCACTACGAACGCCTGCATCACGAACTGCAGCGCACCCCGTGCTCACCCACATGCGCGGTGTGGCTGCGCTACGGCATCGCCCCACGTAATGCGACGGCCAAGACTCAACCAGGCCGCTGCAAGGGCAAAGCCCACCGCCGAGACACCCTCGGCCTGCGTGGCCGCCGGGTGCTGGTGTCCCGGCGATGGAGCAACAAGACCCTGCCCGACCACAAGGCCGATCGCATCGAATTCGTTCGGCAAGTGCTCGCCGCAGTCGGCCACGCCAAATCCGAACAAGCCAAAGGCTGGGTAGTACGCCTGACCGAACCGAGTGATCCAGATGTCCCTCGACGCGAGCAACTGATCATGTCCGCGGTCGCGCAACGCTCGATCTGGCAGAACGAATACCTCGCCGCGAAAGCCCTGATAACGGATGCTCCAGGGGCGCAAGAACTTTCGGCAATCCAGACAGCGGCATAG